A stretch of Arachis hypogaea cultivar Tifrunner chromosome 15, arahy.Tifrunner.gnm2.J5K5, whole genome shotgun sequence DNA encodes these proteins:
- the LOC112749676 gene encoding exocyst complex component SEC5A-like, whose product MSESNHGSARVQVAQLTTKIKHLSVVLHKKIQVGILKRVLEEVEKVINEFKAMLLKLHFILDMTLLDNTVRLLLDLEPESDLV is encoded by the exons ATGTCAGAGTCAAATCATGGATCTGCTCGAGTTCAAG TTGCACAACTCACAACTAAGATTAAACATCTATCAGTTGTTCTACACAAGAAG ATTCAGGTGGGGATCCTAAAACGTGTTCTTGAAGAAGTTGAAAAAGTGATAAATGAGTTCAAGGCAATGCTTTTAAAATTACATTTCATATTGGACATGACACTG CTTGATAATACCGTGAGGTTGCTATTGGATTTGGAACCAGAGTCTGATCTAGTCTGA
- the LOC112746905 gene encoding uncharacterized protein isoform X2 produces the protein MGERGKTTRDGAGTSMAVRNCHLPPPLLGFAAGAPLKGRPFSHAEQERQRDLKVCWEPKHRAWPPIASPAPPRSELPPSEKGSGRQEWFCDSRDHRRSFWLLLPSPEKFAVDPPEFLAVAGAVAAAGSKSELLRVVIPCCDGCCERDWELRF, from the exons ATGGGAGAGAGGGGGAAGACCACCCGCGACGGTGCTGGAACTTCCATGGCCGTCAGAAACTGCCACCTACCTCCGCCACTGCTAGGGTTCGCCGCCGGTGCGCCGTTGAAAGGAAGGCCGTTCAGTCACGCCGAGCAGGAGAGACAGAGAGATCTGAAGGTGTGCTGGGAACCCAAACACCGTGCCTGGCCCCCGATCGCATCACCGGCGCCGCCTCGGTCGGAACTGCCGCCATCAGAAAAGGGTTCTGGTCGCCAGGAGTGGTTCTGCGACTCCCGGGACCACCGCCGGAGCTTCTGGCTACtcctgccgtcgccggaaaagtttgccg TTGATCCACCGGAGTTTCTGGCCGTCGCCGGAGCTGTTGCTGCCGCCGGTTCGAAATCGGAACTGCTTCGTGTTGTTattccg TGTTGCGATGGTTGTTGTGAACGtgactgggagctgaggttttag
- the LOC112746905 gene encoding uncharacterized protein isoform X1, producing the protein MGERGKTTRDGAGTSMAVRNCHLPPPLLGFAAGAPLKGRPFSHAEQERQRDLKVCWEPKHRAWPPIASPAPPRSELPPSEKGSGRQEWFCDSRDHRRSFWLLLPSPEKFAVDPPEFLAVAGAVAAAGSKSELLRVVIPVRNYVSKSHALVLRCVRLMNMSFDNVGSSPDYYMLRIVLRWLL; encoded by the exons ATGGGAGAGAGGGGGAAGACCACCCGCGACGGTGCTGGAACTTCCATGGCCGTCAGAAACTGCCACCTACCTCCGCCACTGCTAGGGTTCGCCGCCGGTGCGCCGTTGAAAGGAAGGCCGTTCAGTCACGCCGAGCAGGAGAGACAGAGAGATCTGAAGGTGTGCTGGGAACCCAAACACCGTGCCTGGCCCCCGATCGCATCACCGGCGCCGCCTCGGTCGGAACTGCCGCCATCAGAAAAGGGTTCTGGTCGCCAGGAGTGGTTCTGCGACTCCCGGGACCACCGCCGGAGCTTCTGGCTACtcctgccgtcgccggaaaagtttgccg TTGATCCACCGGAGTTTCTGGCCGTCGCCGGAGCTGTTGCTGCCGCCGGTTCGAAATCGGAACTGCTTCGTGTTGTTattccggtaagaaattatgtttcgaaaagcCACGCGTTAGTATTACGTTGTgttcggttaatgaatatgagttttgataacgtggggtcgagtcctgattattacaTGTTGCGAATAGTGTTGCGATGGTTGTTGTGA